One window from the genome of Variovorax sp. PAMC26660 encodes:
- a CDS encoding TetR/AcrR family transcriptional regulator, whose protein sequence is MVEAGTQVLGQRGWARFTTNEVAEMAGVSIGSLYQYFPNKLSLIEALRRRHFDDVLGVLQAASEDARPLEECVDSLVQGMLAVHGSRPALHRALLEEAPRSEETRSAHDAFDARYLQHYKTIVSTHRKRRGSKRDDIAAQVISAAMEGVVHHAALNGLLDSPELKRELVSLVCAYVRAPGEPPARRARA, encoded by the coding sequence ATCGTCGAGGCCGGGACTCAGGTTCTGGGCCAGCGGGGCTGGGCCAGATTCACGACCAACGAGGTCGCCGAAATGGCTGGCGTGAGCATCGGCTCGCTCTACCAGTACTTTCCCAACAAGCTGTCGTTGATCGAAGCGCTCAGGCGCCGTCACTTCGACGATGTTCTCGGTGTGCTTCAGGCTGCGAGTGAAGACGCAAGGCCGCTTGAAGAATGCGTCGATTCGCTCGTTCAAGGCATGCTGGCCGTTCATGGCTCGCGCCCGGCGCTTCATCGCGCGCTTCTCGAAGAAGCGCCGCGCAGCGAAGAAACACGATCTGCCCACGACGCGTTCGATGCGCGGTATTTGCAGCACTACAAGACGATCGTCTCGACCCATCGAAAGCGCCGCGGCTCCAAACGCGATGACATCGCCGCGCAGGTGATTTCCGCGGCCATGGAAGGCGTCGTGCATCACGCGGCCTTGAACGGGTTGCTTGATTCTCCGGAACTGAAGAGGGAGCTGGTTTCACTGGTCTGTGCGTACGTGCGCGCACCCGGTGAACCGCCCGCTCGACGAGCCAGGGCCTGA
- a CDS encoding RNA ligase family protein, whose protein sequence is MFPLSSFSLSSIPLLKYPRTAHLEGSRLQAGDTDDGQAPLSALQGLHVVIEEKLDGANAAVSFTSAGELLLQSRGHYLAGGAGERQFNLFKHWAAAHEAALLERLEDRYVMYGEWCFAKHSCWYDRLPAFFLEFDIYDRQAKRFLSTPARQALLAGSPVLSVPVLYEGEMPKHAKSLRTLVRPSLARSAGWQTAFEQAVAHEGQPLDLVRQQTDLSDMAEGLYLKTESDGQVTGRYKWVRPDFVQTILDSGSHHTRRPVLPNQLAPGVDLYAPTPAVTWQDLGLHTLRDPAALTTTTRRSR, encoded by the coding sequence GTGTTCCCTCTCTCTTCTTTTTCTCTTTCGTCGATTCCGCTGCTCAAGTACCCACGTACTGCGCACCTGGAAGGCTCGCGCCTGCAAGCCGGCGACACCGACGACGGCCAGGCGCCGTTGTCCGCGCTGCAGGGCCTGCATGTGGTCATCGAGGAAAAACTCGATGGCGCCAACGCGGCCGTGTCGTTCACCTCAGCCGGCGAACTGCTGCTGCAATCGCGCGGCCACTACCTGGCCGGTGGCGCGGGCGAGCGGCAATTCAACCTGTTCAAGCACTGGGCCGCTGCGCATGAAGCGGCGCTGCTCGAACGGCTCGAAGATCGCTACGTGATGTACGGCGAGTGGTGCTTCGCCAAGCACAGCTGCTGGTACGACCGGCTGCCGGCCTTCTTCCTGGAGTTCGATATCTACGACCGTCAGGCGAAGCGCTTTTTGTCGACGCCCGCGCGGCAAGCGCTGCTTGCCGGCAGCCCGGTGCTGTCGGTGCCCGTGCTCTACGAGGGCGAAATGCCCAAACACGCGAAGTCACTGCGCACGCTGGTGCGACCTTCGCTTGCGCGCAGCGCTGGCTGGCAAACGGCCTTCGAGCAGGCGGTGGCGCACGAGGGCCAACCGCTTGATCTCGTGCGGCAGCAAACCGACCTGTCCGACATGGCGGAGGGCCTGTACCTCAAGACCGAATCGGACGGCCAGGTGACCGGTCGCTACAAGTGGGTGCGACCTGATTTTGTGCAGACGATTCTCGACTCGGGTTCGCACCACACCCGCCGGCCGGTGCTGCCCAACCAGCTCGCGCCGGGCGTCGATCTCTATGCGCCGACGCCGGCAGTGACATGGCAAGACCTGGGCTTGCACACCCTGCGCGATCCCGCCGCGCTGACAACAACCACAAGGAGGTCGCGATGA
- the mdoH gene encoding glucans biosynthesis glucosyltransferase MdoH has product MKPNDFSQLNVLAEADFSHRSPVREERHPNAVTAPPVNRGSMTPRPWRGFWNSLGTAALVKLGAGPAAEDASVQAAQQVKQPWQRAAAQRRLAFMLLTVLSTVIASVLFASVQPDYDNIWLEYGQIGLYGLLSGWVVTGFVTALMGFYVSVRGDKHALSAKQVVNHPMNPEARTAIIMPICNEDVATVFAGLRATCESVASTGHAKQFDVFVLSDSYAPATAAAERAAWEDLRAALAESPNQPQVEVYYRLRTRRTHRKAGNVADFCRRWGKDYRYMVVLDADSVMSGDCLTSMVKLMEANPTAGIIQTATQAIGHVTLHARAQQFASRVTGRLFTLGMQFWQLGESHYWGHNAIIRVEPFMKHCALAPIKGTGGMSGGIMSHDFVEAALMRRAGYNVWLVSDLVGSYEQQPPDLLAELQRDRRWCQGNLQNARLMAEPGIHPVHRAMFVTGTMAYASAPLWLAFLTLGTALWLSGSSLVSSWSVLPAELAGLWVWTLCLLFLPRVLGIAAVLMRGEQRQYGGVWGLVKSSVLESGLAIVQAPVRMLAHSLFVVVALTGIKLDWKSPPREAAAVPWKIAAAQLAPMSLVIAALAVGVAMIDPSALIWLMPVGLPLLLAIPLTVLTSQIALGTTLRDRGFLLIPEESRSPAVLRRAWMHALRLARPALATA; this is encoded by the coding sequence ATGAAGCCAAACGACTTTTCGCAACTGAATGTTCTGGCCGAGGCCGACTTTTCGCACCGCAGCCCGGTGCGTGAAGAACGCCATCCCAACGCGGTCACGGCTCCCCCGGTCAATCGCGGTTCGATGACGCCCCGCCCCTGGCGCGGTTTCTGGAACAGCCTGGGCACCGCCGCACTGGTCAAGCTCGGCGCGGGCCCCGCGGCCGAAGACGCCAGCGTCCAAGCCGCCCAGCAGGTCAAGCAGCCTTGGCAGCGCGCCGCGGCACAACGCCGCCTCGCGTTCATGCTGCTCACCGTGCTGAGCACCGTGATCGCTTCGGTGCTGTTCGCCAGCGTGCAACCCGACTACGACAACATCTGGCTCGAATACGGCCAGATCGGCCTGTACGGCCTGCTGTCGGGCTGGGTCGTGACCGGTTTCGTGACCGCGCTCATGGGCTTCTACGTCTCGGTGCGCGGTGACAAGCACGCGCTGTCGGCCAAGCAGGTCGTCAACCACCCGATGAACCCCGAAGCACGCACCGCGATCATCATGCCGATCTGCAACGAAGACGTTGCCACGGTGTTCGCCGGCCTGCGCGCCACCTGCGAATCGGTCGCCTCCACCGGCCATGCGAAGCAGTTCGACGTGTTCGTGCTGTCCGACAGCTACGCACCCGCCACCGCCGCCGCCGAGCGCGCCGCCTGGGAAGACCTTCGCGCCGCCCTGGCCGAAAGCCCGAACCAGCCGCAGGTCGAGGTGTACTACCGCCTGCGCACCCGCCGCACGCACCGCAAGGCCGGCAACGTGGCCGACTTCTGCCGCCGCTGGGGCAAGGACTACCGCTACATGGTCGTGCTCGACGCCGACTCGGTGATGAGCGGCGACTGCCTGACCTCGATGGTCAAGCTGATGGAAGCCAACCCCACCGCCGGCATCATCCAGACCGCGACGCAGGCCATCGGCCACGTCACGCTGCATGCCCGCGCACAGCAATTCGCTTCCCGCGTGACGGGCCGCCTGTTCACACTGGGCATGCAGTTCTGGCAACTGGGCGAATCACACTACTGGGGCCACAACGCGATCATCCGCGTCGAGCCCTTCATGAAGCATTGCGCGCTGGCCCCGATCAAGGGCACCGGCGGCATGTCGGGCGGCATCATGTCGCACGACTTCGTCGAAGCCGCGCTGATGCGCCGTGCCGGCTACAACGTGTGGCTGGTGTCCGACCTGGTCGGCAGCTACGAGCAACAACCGCCGGACCTGCTGGCCGAACTGCAACGCGACCGCCGCTGGTGCCAGGGCAACCTGCAAAACGCCCGCCTGATGGCCGAGCCCGGCATTCACCCGGTGCACCGCGCGATGTTCGTGACCGGCACCATGGCTTACGCCTCGGCGCCGCTGTGGCTCGCGTTCCTGACGCTGGGCACGGCCCTGTGGCTCAGCGGTTCCAGCCTCGTGTCGAGCTGGAGCGTGCTGCCCGCCGAACTGGCTGGTCTGTGGGTCTGGACCCTGTGCCTGTTGTTCCTGCCGCGCGTGCTGGGCATCGCTGCCGTGCTGATGCGCGGCGAGCAACGCCAGTACGGCGGTGTGTGGGGCCTGGTGAAGAGCTCGGTGCTCGAAAGCGGCCTTGCCATCGTGCAGGCTCCGGTGCGCATGCTGGCCCACTCGCTGTTCGTGGTCGTGGCCCTCACCGGCATCAAGCTCGACTGGAAGTCGCCCCCGCGTGAAGCCGCTGCTGTGCCGTGGAAGATCGCTGCCGCGCAACTGGCACCGATGTCGCTGGTGATTGCCGCGCTGGCCGTGGGTGTCGCAATGATCGACCCGAGCGCACTGATCTGGCTCATGCCTGTCGGCCTGCCGCTGCTGCTGGCGATTCCGCTGACCGTGCTGACCAGCCAGATCGCGCTGGGCACCACGCTGCGCGACCGCGGCTTCCTGCTGATTCCCGAGGAATCGCGTTCGCCGGCCGTGCTGCGCCGCGCCTGGATGCATGCCCTGCGCCTGGCGCGCCCGGCACTGGCAACCGCCTGA
- a CDS encoding AAA family ATPase, which produces MTYDDLRALVPASGKGTDWAQCCELLPALLRLEETPQDPYYHAEGNVGIHTRMVLDALVADAHYQLADADGRFVLFMACLLHDIAKPDTTVIDEASGRIGQPGHSRRGSVDVRVLMWKARVPFALREAVCRIIAVHQLPLHAFTSRKGVRPEWLVHKLSWELSLPDLCCVARCDMLGRHYEKRADSMADIALFQQLAQEEGCWEGPRQMVDAHTRLAYFRGADTSPDYPLFQTAGSQVTVMCGLPASGKNHWVAQHRKGWPVVSFDDARAELGLKHGENDGMAAHHAVDQAKALLRKQERFVWNATHLSQQMRTKTLDLLWAYHAQIELVYLEVPHAELMRRNRERDTTLSNADIERMLHRWELPAPVEAHETVYEVQT; this is translated from the coding sequence ATGACTTATGACGATCTGCGCGCCCTGGTGCCCGCGTCCGGCAAAGGCACCGACTGGGCGCAGTGCTGCGAACTGCTGCCGGCCTTGTTGCGTCTCGAAGAAACGCCGCAAGACCCGTACTACCACGCCGAAGGCAATGTCGGCATCCACACGCGCATGGTGCTCGACGCGCTCGTCGCCGACGCGCACTACCAGCTCGCCGATGCCGACGGCCGCTTCGTGCTGTTCATGGCCTGCCTGCTGCACGACATCGCCAAGCCCGACACCACGGTGATCGACGAGGCCAGTGGACGCATCGGCCAGCCGGGCCACTCGCGACGCGGTTCGGTCGATGTGCGCGTGCTGATGTGGAAGGCCCGCGTGCCCTTCGCATTGCGCGAGGCCGTCTGCCGGATCATCGCCGTACACCAGTTGCCGCTCCACGCCTTCACCTCACGCAAAGGCGTGCGGCCCGAGTGGCTGGTCCACAAACTCTCGTGGGAGCTGAGCCTGCCCGACCTGTGCTGCGTGGCGCGCTGCGACATGCTCGGGCGGCACTACGAAAAGCGTGCGGACAGCATGGCCGACATCGCGCTCTTCCAGCAGTTGGCACAAGAAGAAGGCTGCTGGGAAGGCCCACGACAGATGGTTGATGCCCACACCCGCCTGGCCTACTTTCGCGGCGCCGACACCAGCCCCGACTACCCGCTGTTCCAGACGGCGGGCTCGCAGGTGACGGTGATGTGCGGCCTGCCCGCGAGCGGCAAGAACCACTGGGTGGCGCAACATCGCAAGGGCTGGCCGGTCGTGTCCTTCGACGATGCGCGCGCCGAGCTGGGGCTGAAACACGGTGAGAACGACGGCATGGCCGCGCACCACGCGGTCGACCAAGCCAAGGCGCTGCTGCGCAAGCAGGAACGCTTCGTCTGGAACGCCACGCACCTGAGCCAGCAGATGCGCACCAAGACGCTCGACCTGCTCTGGGCGTACCACGCGCAGATCGAGCTGGTGTACCTGGAAGTGCCGCACGCCGAGCTGATGCGCCGCAACCGCGAGCGCGACACCACGCTGTCGAACGCGGACATCGAGCGGATGCTGCATCGCTGGGAGCTGCCGGCGCCTGTGGAGGCGCACGAGACGGTCTACGAAGTGCAGACCTGA
- a CDS encoding sensor histidine kinase, with protein sequence MAKRPSIRGSFQQLLLFAFLLITALLVGVALRSVLQYDVLMTQSRDAAARALRLSGASQSLAERSAAMERAGRQSLVLNDAVLRRRFDDAAREAHQVLERLEKNGLAPAGIEMWRTQLGVIEGLMSGNADSALARESTMAMQFRELDALNTNLAQQAQFLIETQNDALAKRIENARRRLMREVVAASVLAVVLALAFGIWLARPFKRLENAIVGLGQNRLDEPIDIRGPADVRRVSQQLEWLRLRLTELDADKARFLRHVSHELKTPLAALREGVSLLEDGVTGPLNPAQLEVAQILQQNTVSLQGQIEALLRFNAAAFEARELRRERTELLPLIEEQIEAQRLQWQSHGLRVRAEGEPITTTVDRAKLGTAIANLLSNAIRFSASGGVITLAVSGTPDAVYIDVNDAGPGIAEGDRDRIFEPFFRGERQPEHTVKGTGIGLSIVQEYIAAHGGRITLLPDGPGARFRIELPRTA encoded by the coding sequence GGCTCGTTCCAGCAGCTCCTGCTGTTCGCGTTCCTGCTGATTACCGCGCTGCTGGTGGGCGTGGCCCTGCGCTCCGTGCTCCAGTACGACGTGCTGATGACGCAAAGCCGCGACGCGGCCGCGCGCGCGCTGCGGCTGTCGGGCGCGTCCCAGTCGCTGGCCGAGCGCAGCGCGGCGATGGAACGTGCCGGGCGCCAGTCTTTGGTGCTGAACGACGCCGTGCTGCGCCGCCGCTTCGACGACGCAGCGCGCGAGGCGCACCAGGTGCTCGAGCGCCTTGAAAAGAACGGCCTGGCACCCGCCGGCATCGAGATGTGGCGCACGCAGCTCGGCGTGATCGAGGGCCTGATGAGCGGCAACGCCGACAGCGCCCTGGCCCGCGAAAGCACGATGGCGATGCAGTTCCGCGAACTCGACGCGCTCAACACCAACCTCGCGCAGCAGGCGCAGTTCCTGATCGAAACGCAGAACGATGCGCTGGCCAAGCGCATCGAGAACGCACGCCGCCGGCTGATGCGCGAAGTGGTCGCTGCCAGCGTGCTGGCGGTGGTGCTGGCGCTGGCTTTCGGCATCTGGCTCGCCCGGCCTTTCAAACGGCTCGAAAACGCCATCGTCGGCCTGGGCCAGAACCGGCTCGACGAACCCATCGACATTCGTGGCCCGGCCGACGTTCGGCGCGTGTCGCAGCAGCTCGAATGGCTGCGGCTGCGCCTGACCGAGCTGGACGCCGACAAGGCGCGCTTTCTGCGCCACGTGTCGCACGAACTCAAGACCCCGCTGGCCGCGCTGCGCGAAGGCGTCTCGCTGCTCGAAGACGGCGTGACCGGCCCGCTGAACCCGGCGCAGCTCGAAGTCGCGCAGATCCTGCAGCAGAACACGGTGTCGCTGCAGGGGCAGATCGAGGCGCTGCTGCGCTTCAACGCCGCCGCCTTCGAGGCGCGCGAGCTGCGCCGCGAACGCACCGAGCTGCTGCCGCTGATCGAGGAACAGATCGAGGCACAGCGCCTGCAGTGGCAGTCGCACGGGCTGCGCGTGCGCGCCGAGGGCGAGCCGATCACGACCACGGTCGACCGCGCCAAGCTCGGCACGGCCATTGCCAACCTGCTGTCCAACGCGATCCGCTTTTCAGCCAGCGGCGGCGTCATCACGCTGGCGGTGTCGGGCACGCCGGACGCGGTCTACATCGACGTCAACGACGCCGGCCCGGGCATCGCAGAGGGCGACCGCGACCGGATCTTCGAGCCCTTCTTTCGCGGCGAGCGCCAGCCCGAGCACACGGTGAAAGGCACCGGCATCGGACTTTCCATCGTGCAGGAGTACATTGCAGCCCACGGGGGCCGTATCACCTTGCTGCCTGACGGGCCCGGTGCACGCTTTCGCATCGAATTGCCGCGCACAGCCTGA
- a CDS encoding glutaredoxin family protein, translated as MPTICAKCQLVRPENTDAPIWQCPGCGVAYNKAADARSPASPVGHRPQRTHAVSDGDGLPWGKWLMLLLLIGGAYLGYQVIQKRGPAGVSVSSLASKLSGNSSTEQLAALAASSKPGDVFMYTADWCPNCRAAKGWMAEYGFQYEQCDIDKDHGCKSKLDSLGGDGIPYLIVKGHHMREGFDSQEFVAALQGK; from the coding sequence ATGCCAACCATCTGCGCCAAGTGCCAGCTTGTCCGCCCCGAAAACACGGATGCGCCGATCTGGCAGTGCCCGGGTTGCGGTGTGGCCTACAACAAGGCCGCCGACGCCCGCAGCCCTGCATCGCCGGTGGGGCATCGACCGCAACGCACCCACGCGGTATCGGACGGTGACGGCCTGCCGTGGGGCAAATGGCTGATGCTGCTCCTGCTGATCGGCGGAGCCTACCTGGGCTATCAAGTGATCCAGAAGCGGGGCCCGGCCGGCGTGAGCGTGTCCAGCCTTGCATCGAAACTGAGCGGAAACAGCAGTACCGAGCAACTCGCCGCGCTGGCCGCCAGCTCGAAGCCGGGAGACGTCTTCATGTACACCGCCGACTGGTGTCCCAATTGCCGCGCCGCGAAGGGCTGGATGGCCGAGTACGGCTTCCAGTACGAGCAGTGCGACATCGACAAGGACCATGGCTGCAAGTCGAAGCTCGACAGCCTGGGCGGCGACGGCATTCCCTATCTGATCGTCAAGGGCCATCACATGAGGGAAGGCTTCGACTCCCAGGAGTTCGTTGCCGCGCTGCAGGGCAAGTAG
- a CDS encoding sigma 54-interacting transcriptional regulator: MSTSGARLLVVDDDPDMLRLLSMRLVSAGYQVTAVTSAETALTQLEIEHPQLVLSDVRLPGRDGLQLFDEIRKRHPSLPVILLTAHGTIPDAVEATARGVFTYLTKPYDARELLEKIAQALALGAPTTTPSKTGDDSWRSEIVSRSNRMAELLAEARMVAKSDASVLLRGDSGAGKELLARAIHKASARADKPFVAVNCGAIPEALLESELFGHMKGAFTDAHANHKGLFQQADGGTLLLDEIGDMPPALQVKLLRVLQERAVRPLGASQSIEVDVRIVSATHRDLDAAMEAGQFREDLYYRLNVVTLTLPPLSARREDIPLLANHFLQRLSTKYGKRLSGFAPEALKALTTAAWPGNVRQLFNVVEQVCALSSSPLIPLALVQRALRVPTVEVQTYAEAKQRFERDYLVGLLKLTDGNVADAARLADRNRTEFYRLLQKHELTPGHFKADVVANGSDPVAE, translated from the coding sequence ATGAGCACTTCCGGCGCCCGCCTCCTCGTGGTCGACGACGACCCGGACATGCTTCGGCTGCTCTCGATGCGGCTGGTGTCGGCGGGCTACCAGGTCACGGCCGTGACCTCGGCCGAAACCGCGCTGACCCAGCTCGAAATCGAGCATCCGCAACTGGTGCTGAGCGACGTGCGCCTGCCCGGGCGCGACGGCCTGCAGCTCTTCGACGAGATCCGCAAGCGCCACCCCTCGCTGCCGGTGATCCTGCTCACGGCGCACGGCACCATTCCCGATGCGGTCGAAGCCACGGCGCGCGGCGTCTTTACCTACCTCACCAAGCCCTACGACGCGCGCGAACTGCTCGAAAAGATCGCCCAGGCGCTGGCGCTCGGTGCGCCGACCACCACGCCGAGCAAGACCGGCGACGACAGCTGGCGCTCGGAAATCGTGAGCCGCAGCAACCGCATGGCCGAACTGCTGGCCGAGGCGCGCATGGTCGCCAAGTCGGACGCCTCGGTGCTGCTGCGCGGCGACTCGGGCGCCGGCAAGGAACTGCTGGCCCGCGCCATCCACAAGGCCAGCGCGCGCGCCGACAAGCCCTTCGTGGCCGTCAACTGCGGCGCCATTCCCGAGGCGTTGCTCGAGTCGGAACTGTTCGGCCACATGAAGGGCGCCTTCACCGACGCCCACGCCAATCACAAGGGCCTGTTCCAGCAGGCCGACGGCGGCACGCTGCTGCTGGACGAAATCGGGGACATGCCGCCCGCGCTGCAGGTCAAGCTGCTGCGCGTGCTGCAGGAGCGCGCGGTGCGCCCGCTGGGCGCGAGCCAGTCGATCGAGGTCGACGTGCGCATCGTCTCGGCCACCCACCGCGACCTCGACGCCGCGATGGAAGCGGGCCAGTTCCGCGAAGACCTGTATTACCGCCTGAACGTGGTGACGCTCACGCTGCCGCCGCTGTCGGCGCGGCGAGAAGACATCCCGCTGCTGGCCAACCACTTCCTGCAGCGCCTGTCGACCAAGTACGGCAAGCGGCTCTCGGGTTTCGCGCCCGAGGCGCTGAAGGCGCTGACCACCGCCGCCTGGCCCGGCAACGTGCGCCAGTTGTTCAACGTGGTCGAGCAAGTCTGCGCGCTGTCGAGTTCGCCGCTGATCCCGCTGGCGCTGGTGCAACGCGCACTGCGCGTGCCGACGGTCGAGGTGCAGACCTATGCCGAGGCCAAGCAGCGTTTCGAGCGCGATTACCTGGTCGGCCTGCTCAAGCTGACCGACGGCAACGTGGCCGACGCGGCCCGCCTGGCCGACCGCAACCGCACCGAGTTCTACCGCCTGCTGCAAAAGCACGAGCTCACGCCGGGGCACTTCAAGGCCGACGTTGTCGCCAACGGCAGCGACCCTGTCGCTGAGTAG
- a CDS encoding MDR family NADP-dependent oxidoreductase, translating to MHVQGWREYAVAPATDCTRLDNSELPLPAAHLAHGWTAYAALTRGVQIRPGDTVFVTSAAGAIGSMAGQIARLLGAGRVIGSTGSRDKADRLISELGHDAAVVRGAGPIVDQLRAAAPDGIDVLLDNVGGEQLQAAVTTARENARFVIVGTLSGQLASHGAGRTPPVELDSVQLLLKKIVMRGYSADDDPDARAEWNRQFGIWLRSRSIVFPHVVLKGIEQAPEALQRVAQGRYFGTVLVAL from the coding sequence ATGCACGTCCAGGGCTGGCGCGAGTACGCCGTTGCGCCAGCCACCGATTGCACGCGTCTGGACAACAGCGAACTGCCGCTGCCGGCAGCCCATCTCGCACATGGCTGGACGGCCTACGCGGCACTGACGCGCGGCGTGCAGATCCGCCCCGGAGACACGGTGTTCGTGACCAGCGCCGCCGGCGCCATCGGATCGATGGCAGGCCAGATCGCCCGCTTGCTGGGCGCAGGCCGGGTCATCGGCAGCACGGGTTCGCGGGACAAGGCAGATCGGCTGATCAGCGAACTGGGCCATGACGCGGCCGTGGTCCGTGGCGCGGGGCCAATCGTGGATCAACTGAGAGCAGCAGCGCCCGACGGCATCGACGTTCTGCTCGACAACGTCGGCGGCGAGCAGTTGCAGGCGGCCGTCACCACTGCGCGCGAGAACGCGCGTTTCGTGATCGTCGGCACGCTGTCCGGGCAGCTTGCAAGCCACGGCGCGGGCAGGACCCCACCGGTCGAGCTGGATTCGGTCCAGCTCCTGCTGAAAAAGATCGTGATGCGCGGATACAGCGCCGATGACGACCCGGACGCACGCGCCGAATGGAATCGCCAGTTCGGCATCTGGCTGCGCTCGCGCAGCATCGTGTTTCCGCACGTCGTGCTCAAGGGCATCGAACAGGCGCCCGAAGCTCTGCAGAGAGTCGCGCAAGGGCGGTACTTCGGAACCGTCTTGGTCGCGCTGTGA